The Verrucomicrobiia bacterium genome includes a window with the following:
- a CDS encoding RidA family protein: protein MNHEARLAELHLELPPAPKPKGVYKPVVTLGNLAYVSGHGPLNPDGSLIRGRVGADLDLAAGKHAARQVGLTILATLRNELGDLNRVQRVIKVLGMVNCTAEFGDHPQVINGCSELFAEVFGSDNGIGARSAVGMGSLPGNIAVEVEAIFELA, encoded by the coding sequence ATGAATCACGAAGCGCGCCTCGCCGAATTGCACTTGGAACTTCCTCCTGCTCCCAAACCCAAGGGTGTTTACAAACCTGTGGTGACGTTGGGCAATCTGGCTTATGTGTCCGGTCACGGACCGCTCAATCCGGACGGTTCGCTGATTCGCGGGCGCGTCGGCGCCGATCTCGATCTGGCGGCGGGCAAACATGCGGCGCGCCAGGTTGGCCTCACGATTCTCGCCACGTTGCGCAATGAACTCGGTGATCTGAATCGCGTCCAGCGCGTGATCAAGGTTTTGGGCATGGTGAATTGCACGGCGGAATTCGGCGACCATCCGCAGGTGATCAACGGTTGCAGTGAATTGTTTGCCGAGGTTTTTGGCAGCGATAACGGCATCGGCGCGCGCAGCGCCGTGGGCATGGGTTCGCTGCCGGGAAATATCGCGGTGGAAGTCGAAGCAATTTTTGAATTGGCATGA
- a CDS encoding gluconate:H+ symporter — protein sequence MQHDIALLVFIFFAIIALVVLIARFKVHPFIALILVAIIIGLHADMKLSLIAKNFEEGVGHALGFLSVVVGLGMMLGKMLSVSGGTHVIAQNFIRILGAKRAPWAILFVALVVGVSVLFAVGLLLLVPVILAIARETKIPRLKLAIPLCAGLSVSQGLLPPHPGPMLAIEQMGADVGKTIMYAALIGLPTALVAGPLFASFIVPRLKSQPEDVADVEPVQALAATPPGFSLTLLTALLPVILMLLASLADLTLPDNSFREWVDFIGSPLIAMLLAVLLACYSFGLARGFSGKQILKFLEECVAPAASILLVIGAGGGLSKVLERGGAGTAVLDLVKHVNISPLLLGWLIAASIRVAVGSATVAITMACAIMAPVAAGTPGVNRELLVLAMGAGSLFLSHVNDSGFWLVKESFNLTVPQTLKTWTVLETSIGLVALGLVMLVAQFV from the coding sequence ATGCAACACGATATCGCCCTCCTCGTTTTTATCTTCTTCGCCATCATCGCGCTGGTGGTGTTGATCGCGCGATTCAAGGTGCATCCATTCATCGCACTTATTCTCGTCGCGATCATCATCGGCTTGCACGCGGACATGAAGCTGTCGCTCATCGCAAAAAATTTCGAGGAAGGCGTGGGCCATGCGCTGGGTTTTCTGAGTGTGGTGGTCGGGCTCGGCATGATGCTGGGAAAAATGTTATCCGTGTCCGGCGGCACGCATGTGATCGCGCAAAATTTCATCCGCATCCTCGGCGCCAAACGCGCGCCGTGGGCCATTCTATTCGTCGCGCTGGTGGTGGGTGTATCGGTTTTATTTGCGGTGGGATTGTTATTGCTCGTGCCGGTCATCCTGGCGATCGCGCGAGAGACAAAAATTCCCCGGCTGAAGCTGGCTATTCCTCTCTGCGCGGGACTTTCAGTTTCGCAAGGCCTCCTGCCACCGCATCCGGGCCCGATGCTCGCCATCGAACAGATGGGCGCGGACGTCGGCAAAACGATCATGTATGCCGCGCTCATTGGGTTGCCGACAGCGCTGGTCGCCGGGCCATTGTTCGCGAGTTTCATCGTGCCGCGATTGAAATCGCAGCCAGAAGATGTGGCCGATGTAGAACCCGTGCAAGCTCTTGCCGCAACTCCTCCCGGATTCAGCCTCACCTTGCTCACCGCACTGCTGCCCGTGATTCTCATGCTGCTGGCGTCGCTCGCAGATTTGACGCTGCCCGACAATTCATTTCGCGAGTGGGTTGATTTCATCGGCAGTCCATTGATCGCAATGTTGCTGGCGGTTTTACTGGCGTGTTATTCATTCGGGCTCGCGCGCGGTTTCAGTGGCAAACAGATTTTGAAATTTCTCGAAGAATGCGTCGCGCCCGCGGCAAGTATTTTATTGGTCATTGGCGCGGGCGGCGGCTTGAGCAAGGTGCTCGAGCGCGGCGGCGCGGGAACGGCGGTGCTTGACCTCGTGAAGCACGTCAACATTTCGCCGCTGTTGCTCGGCTGGCTCATTGCGGCTTCGATTCGCGTCGCCGTCGGTTCTGCGACCGTCGCCATCACCATGGCATGCGCGATCATGGCGCCGGTGGCGGCGGGCACGCCGGGAGTGAATCGTGAATTGCTCGTGCTGGCGATGGGCGCGGGTTCGTTGTTTTTATCGCACGTGAACGACAGCGGTTTCTGGCTGGTGAAGGAAAGTTTCAATCTCACGGTGCCGCAGACGTTGAAGACGTGGACAGTGCTCGAAACGAGCATTGGTTTGGTCGCGCTTGGATTGGTGATGCTGGTCGCGCAATTTGTTTGA
- a CDS encoding D-TA family PLP-dependent enzyme codes for MSTWFEVSNTADVPSPALLFYPERIAENVRRMVKLAGGAVRLRPHIKTHKSADVLRLQLTQGITKFKCATIAEAEMAATAGAKDILVAYPLIGPNTRRLLELSQQFPLVKFSCLADSVAGIQSLAETFVAKGKAVELLLDIDCGQHRTGVEPGPDAVKLYTLMSTTRGIKPGGLHAYDGHIHEPDLAQRTALCDAAFAPVEKLRADLASAGWPVPRIVAGGTPTFPLHAKHKDRECSPGTCVLWDFSYGDKFLDLEFLHAALVLTRVVSKPGGNRLCLDVGHKAIAAENPHPRIKFLNLPDANAITHSEEHLVVETAHAAEFKVGDCLYGVPRHVCPTVALYSEAITIRSGRAIERWKITARERRLTI; via the coding sequence ATGAGCACTTGGTTTGAGGTTTCCAACACGGCGGATGTTCCCTCACCGGCGTTGCTTTTCTACCCGGAACGCATCGCAGAAAATGTGCGGCGCATGGTCAAGCTCGCGGGCGGCGCGGTACGGCTGCGTCCGCATATCAAAACGCATAAATCCGCCGACGTGCTGCGATTGCAACTTACGCAGGGCATCACAAAATTTAAATGCGCCACTATCGCCGAAGCGGAGATGGCGGCCACCGCCGGTGCGAAAGATATTTTAGTGGCGTATCCACTGATCGGGCCGAACACGCGGCGGCTGTTGGAATTATCCCAGCAATTTCCGCTAGTGAAATTTTCCTGCCTCGCGGACAGCGTCGCGGGCATTCAATCGCTCGCGGAAACTTTCGTGGCCAAGGGCAAAGCGGTGGAACTATTGCTCGACATTGATTGCGGGCAGCATCGCACCGGCGTGGAACCCGGCCCGGACGCAGTGAAATTATATACGTTGATGAGCACAACGCGCGGCATCAAACCGGGCGGTCTGCATGCTTACGACGGTCACATTCACGAGCCTGACCTCGCGCAGCGTACGGCATTGTGCGATGCAGCGTTCGCGCCGGTGGAAAAATTACGGGCCGATCTCGCGAGTGCTGGATGGCCCGTGCCGCGAATCGTGGCGGGCGGCACACCGACTTTTCCCCTGCACGCGAAACATAAGGATCGCGAATGCAGCCCCGGCACCTGTGTGCTTTGGGATTTCAGTTACGGCGACAAGTTTTTGGATTTGGAATTTTTGCACGCGGCGCTGGTTTTGACCCGCGTAGTCAGCAAACCCGGCGGCAACCGTTTGTGTCTCGATGTCGGCCACAAAGCGATTGCCGCGGAGAACCCGCATCCGCGAATCAAGTTTTTGAATCTGCCGGATGCGAACGCGATCACGCATAGCGAAGAACATCTGGTCGTGGAGACGGCGCACGCGGCGGAATTCAAAGTGGGCGACTGCCTCTACGGCGTGCCGCGCCACGTCTGCCCGACGGTCGCGTTGTATTCGGAGGCTATCACCATACGATCCGGGCGGGCAATCGAGCGTTGGAAAATAACCGCGCGCGAACGGCGACTCACGATTTGA
- a CDS encoding membrane dipeptidase — translation MIFDAHLDLAMNAMEWNRDLTRPLEEIRARERDRNLTDKPDRGHGTVCFPEMRRGKIGVCVATQIARYVAPDNPRAGWASQEQAWAQTQGQLAWYRAMEEKGELISIRTRSDLQRQIVLWKSPADTTAIGYILSLEGADSLVTMRHLERAHANGLRAVGPAHYGPGIYAQGTDAMGGLTARGRELLAEMERLGMILDATHLCDDSFWEALKLFHGQVWASHSNCRALVPHHRQFNDEQIKLLIERGAVIGSVFDGWMMTPDWVHGKSTPASVGLKLEHIVAHMDHICQLAGNARHVGIGSDLDGAFGFEQTPQDLTTIAGLTQLPELLRKNGFAEADIELVMHGNFVRFLESALPE, via the coding sequence ATGATTTTTGACGCGCATCTTGATCTGGCGATGAACGCGATGGAGTGGAATCGCGACCTCACGCGGCCGCTTGAAGAGATTCGCGCGCGCGAACGCGATCGTAATTTGACCGACAAACCCGATCGCGGCCACGGCACGGTTTGTTTTCCCGAAATGCGGCGCGGAAAAATTGGCGTATGCGTTGCCACGCAAATCGCCCGTTACGTCGCGCCGGACAATCCGCGCGCGGGATGGGCCTCGCAGGAGCAGGCGTGGGCGCAGACACAGGGACAACTCGCGTGGTATCGCGCGATGGAGGAAAAGGGCGAACTGATTTCGATCCGCACGCGCTCGGATTTGCAACGGCAGATTGTACTCTGGAAATCCCCGGCCGATACGACCGCGATTGGTTATATCCTGAGTCTCGAAGGTGCGGATTCGCTGGTGACGATGCGGCATTTGGAACGGGCGCACGCAAACGGACTGCGCGCGGTCGGACCGGCGCATTATGGTCCGGGAATTTATGCGCAAGGCACGGACGCCATGGGCGGATTGACCGCGCGCGGACGGGAATTGCTCGCGGAAATGGAACGGCTCGGAATGATTTTGGACGCGACGCATCTTTGTGATGATTCTTTTTGGGAGGCGTTGAAATTATTTCACGGCCAAGTATGGGCGAGTCACTCGAATTGCCGCGCGCTCGTGCCGCACCACCGCCAATTCAACGACGAACAAATCAAGCTGCTTATCGAACGCGGCGCGGTGATCGGCAGCGTGTTTGACGGGTGGATGATGACGCCGGATTGGGTGCACGGCAAATCCACGCCCGCCTCGGTGGGGCTGAAGCTCGAACATATCGTCGCGCACATGGATCACATTTGCCAACTCGCGGGGAATGCGCGGCATGTGGGCATCGGCTCGGACCTGGACGGAGCGTTTGGATTTGAACAAACACCGCAGGATTTGACGACGATCGCGGGACTCACACAGTTGCCGGAGTTGTTGCGAAAAAACGGCTTTGCCGAAGCAGACATTGAGTTGGTGATGCATGGAAATTTTGTGCGGTTTTTGGAAAGCGCATTGCCGGAGTGA